From the Armatimonadota bacterium genome, the window GCCGTAGGCAATCAGTATCTGGCTTTTACGCCGAAGCAGATGCGCCATCTCCTCCTGCTCGGAGGTGCGGATAGAGCCGTTGACCATTGTGGCGAGGATGGAGCCGTCGGGCATGGCTTCCACGTGCTTGCGCTTGAAATCCATCGCCACAGGCCAGAACACGATATCCACCGCCTGTGCCACCTCAAGGATATCCTCGGCGAGGTCTACAATAGACTCCTCACAGCCTCCACAGGATGCGCACCAGTAGAACGCCACTTTGGGTTTGTCAGGCATGGGTTGCCACCTCCTCGCTTCGTGCTTGCGCCTCAATGGACGCCAGCTCGGCATCCCACTCCTTGAACCGCCGTGTCAGCCGTAGCGGTCCCAGCGCGCGTACCTGCTCCACCATTTCATTGATGGTCTTCGCCACCTTCTCGCCTTCTGAAGCGGCAATCCACTCCAGTCGCAGACGTCCTTCTTCAATACCCAAATCCCTCAGCACGCGCTTGAGCAGGTAGTAGCGGCGCAGGGTCTTATAGTTGCCCTCCACATAGTGGCAGTCGCCCGGGTGGCAACCGCCGATGAGCACGCCGTCTGCGCCGTGTGCGAAGGCATCCAGCACAAACTGTGGATCCACCCGCCCGGAGCACATGACGCGAATGACGCGCACGTTATGGTCGTAGCCCATTCGGGAGACGCCTGCCAGGTCGGCTGCTGTATAGGTGCACCAGTTGCAGAAGAAAGCCACGATGAGCGGCTCCCAGTCTGCGCTGGTAACGAGCTTGTCAGTGATGGGTCTGTCTTCCATGCTTATCCCTCCAGTTGGCGTCAGGCGTATGCCAGCACGCCCTCGATTTCACTGAATATCTCCTCATCCTCGAACAGGTTCTGCTTGATAGAACCCGATGGGCAGGCAGCCACGCACGTGCCGCATCCTTTACACAGCACTTCGTTGATGCTTGCTTTGCCCTTCTCTTCGTTGAAGGTAATCGCCTGATACGGGCACAGGGGGATGCAGGTTTTGCAGCCCGAACACTCCTCCTCGATAATGTACGCGGTGTTCGGTTCCAGCTCAAAGTAGCCAGTATCCGCAAGGGCAATTGCTTCAGCGGCTGCGTAACCTGCCTGCATCACGCTGTCCGGGATGTCTTTCGGTCCTTGGCACACACCAGCGATGAAGATACCATCGGTATAGGTGGGTGCAGGAGCCAGCTTGGGGTGTTTCTCGAGGAAGAAACCGTCCATCGAGCACCCAATGCCGAACAACCGTTGCACGTTGAGGGCGTCGGACTGCGGTTCTATGCCTACAGCCAGCACCACCATGTCCAGTGGGATGCGCCGTACGAAGCCGGTGTTGGTATCTTCCACGCGCGCGACCAGCTTGCCTTCTTCGGATGGGTCCATCGCCCAGTCGGTGATTTCGGCAACACGCCCGCGCACAAAGTGAACTCCCTCGTTGAGCACGCGCTGGTAGAACTCTTCATAACCCTTGCCCGCGGCGCGCATGTCGATGTAGAAGATGAACACCTCTGCACCGGTATGCTCTTTGACCAGATGCGCTAGCTTCAACGAGGTCATGCAGCACACACGCGAGCACCAACGGTTCGTTCGCTCGTCGCGCGAGCCGACGCACAGGATAAAGCCCACGCTCTTTGGCACGCGCCCGTCGCGTGTGATCACCTGTCCACCGGTTGGTCCTGAGGCATTAACCAGACGCTCCACCTCCAGCGTGGTATACACGTTGGGATACTTGCCGTAGCCATATTGTGGCAGTCGGCGTGGGTCGAACGTCTGGTAGCCAGTGGCAATGATGATGGAACCTACGTGGATTTCCTCGTAGATTTCCTGCTGCTCGAAGTCTATCGCGCCGCGTTCCGCGCAGGCTTCCAGGCACGTTTTCTTGCATTTACCAGTGCGCAGCTGAATACAGGCTTCGGGGTCGATCACCACCACTTTGGGCGTCGCCTGTGGGAAGGGGATGTATATCGGCTTGCGCTTGCTCAGTCCAAGATTGAACTCGTCGTCGAACTTCGCTTCCTTAAACACGCAGGCGTCGATGCACTGTAAACAGCCGATGCACAGGTCTTCGCGCACGTAACGCGGTTTGCGCTTCACCACCACCTTGTAGTCACCCACAGAGCCGTCGACGCTTACCACTTCGGAGTACGTCCAGAGTGTGATGTTCGGATGTGCCTTCACTGCCGACATCTTGGGGGTGAGGATACACGCAGCGCAGTCCAGAGTGGGGAAGGTTTTGTCATACTGTGCCATGTGTCCACCGATGGTAGGCTCACGTTCCACCAGATAGACTCTCTTCCCGGAGTTGGCAACGGTCAGAGCAGCGTGGATGCCGGCAATGCCTCCGCCGACCACTAGCACTTCGGAGTGGATAGGCACACGTCGCTTCTCCAGTGGTTTGTGGAAGTACACGCGACGAACTGCTGCGCGCACCAGGTCCTTCGCCTTCTCTGTTGCCGCTTCACGGTCGCTATGCACCCACGAGTCGTGCTCGCGAATGTTCACCATCTGCACGAAGAAGGGGTTCAGTCCAGCTCGTTCTGCGGCACCCCGGAAGGTATTTTCGTGCAGTGAAGGGCTGCACGCTGCCACCACCACGCGGTTGAGGCTCAGGTTGTGTATATCTTCCTGAATGAGCTCTTGTCCAGGGTCGGAGCACATGTATTTGTAGTCTCGTGCTACCACCACGCCGGGTAGCGATGCGGCGTACTCTGCCACCGCTTTCACATCTACGGTATCGGCGATATTTGCTCCACAATGGCAGACATAAACGCCAATGCGCACCTCGCCGTTTTTTGGCTCAGACATAGGTCTCCGCCTCCTTTTTCACGGTGAACCATTGCTCGATAAGCTTCTTGCCGGAGATAGCACGGTGCAAGCCCAGCTCGCGAAAGCCGCCACCCAGCGCCCAGCCGACCACCTGCGTCAGGTAGAGCACAGGCATATCTATCGGTTCACCGGTTTGCTTGCGAATCTCCGCCTGATAGGCGTCTAGGTTAAACTGGCAAAGCGGACAGATGGTGACAATGGCTTGCGCCCCCTTGCGTAGCGCTTCCTTCAGCAGGATGTAGTTCAGGCGCACGCCAACCTCGTGGATGGTGCCGGTCAGGGAACCGCCGCAACATTTGGTTTTCAAGGTGTAATCGATGGGTTCTACTCCGACCGCTCTGAGGATCTCATCCATGCGTGTTGGCTCATGCGGATCGTCCACCTCGCTGTAAGGACGCACAGCCTGACAACCGTAGTATGAGGCCATGCGCACACCCTGTAACCGGCGTACGGTCAGCTCTCGCAATCGCTGAACGCCTATGTCAGTATAAAGCATCTCCAGCGGATGGCGCACACGCACCGAGTCGAGCTGCGGTAAACCCGCCTGCTCCAGAAACCGTTCCACTTCCTGTGCCATCTCTGGATAATGCGCCACCAGCTCCTGGCTCTTGCGCAGGGTGAGATAGCAGGCGTTGCACGGAGCGAGCACATCTTTCATGCCCGCTTGCTGCGCCAGGGCAAGATTTCGCGTCGCCAGCAGCGCTGCCGAAGTTTCGCTGACCGACATATACGATGTGGCGCCGCAGCAGTTCCAGTCCGGCAGCTCTGTAACAGCGACCTCCAGAAGGCGTAGCGTGGTCAGCAAACTCTCCTCGTAAGCGATGCCCGTGCCTTTTAGAGAACAGCCGGGATAGTACAGGTACTTGGCGGAGGGTTGCATCTAGTCCACCTCCTTTGATACGGTGGGGATGACCTGCAGCTCATTGATACGCCGGATGCGCTCTTTGCGCAGAGATAGCCTGCCGGTGCGCCACAGATGCCATCCCGTGCGCGCCATCGAGAACAGAGCAAACGGGTTTGAGCGAAGCGCCATCCGGAATACTACCCAGAACTCCGAATTGCGTCCGTGACGGCGCACCATCTCGCAAAACTCGCGTGCAAGCACAGGGATAGGGAAGCGTTTGGGGTAGAGGTTACTTCGGATGGCTTCGCGCTTCAGGCGGTACATGATGTCGGTAATGCCGATCTTCTGAGGGCATTCCACACTGCACGAGTAACAGCTGGCGCATAGCCAGATGGTTTTGGAACGTAATGCGTCTTCACGGAAGCCCTCGCGGACTAACGCTATGACCTGACGTGGGGTCAAATCCATGTAGATGGACAGAGGGCAGGTGCCCGAGCAGGTTCCACACTGGATACACGATAACAACCGCTCGCTGCCAGGATGCTTCGTGAACTGGCGTGCCCACTCGAGGTCTGCCTCCCTCTGGTAGCGTATCTGCCGTTCCACGGGCATTGCCTCCTTCCATTCGGGATGTCAGACCACTTTACTCTATTAAATCGTTATACTTCACTATAGTTAATGCCTCATCTAAACTATATCACTTTTTCATTTGCCATGCAAGAGGTTAAACGTTTTTTTGTGCCATAAGGGGTTGGCGAATCGCGCATGAACGGGTGTGCTCTCACCGTCCCTTCCGTATGTGTAACACCCAATCCTCGGACGAAGGGGCAGCCACCTCGCTATGGTTGCTGTTTATGGTAAATGATTTGTCGTACTTCCCCCTTCTCGGGTCAAACCATCT encodes:
- a CDS encoding methyl viologen-reducing hydrogenase subunit delta FlpD-like protein is translated as MEDRPITDKLVTSADWEPLIVAFFCNWCTYTAADLAGVSRMGYDHNVRVIRVMCSGRVDPQFVLDAFAHGADGVLIGGCHPGDCHYVEGNYKTLRRYYLLKRVLRDLGIEEGRLRLEWIAASEGEKVAKTINEMVEQVRALGPLRLTRRFKEWDAELASIEAQARSEEVATHA
- a CDS encoding disulfide reductase is translated as MSEPKNGEVRIGVYVCHCGANIADTVDVKAVAEYAASLPGVVVARDYKYMCSDPGQELIQEDIHNLSLNRVVVAACSPSLHENTFRGAAERAGLNPFFVQMVNIREHDSWVHSDREAATEKAKDLVRAAVRRVYFHKPLEKRRVPIHSEVLVVGGGIAGIHAALTVANSGKRVYLVEREPTIGGHMAQYDKTFPTLDCAACILTPKMSAVKAHPNITLWTYSEVVSVDGSVGDYKVVVKRKPRYVREDLCIGCLQCIDACVFKEAKFDDEFNLGLSKRKPIYIPFPQATPKVVVIDPEACIQLRTGKCKKTCLEACAERGAIDFEQQEIYEEIHVGSIIIATGYQTFDPRRLPQYGYGKYPNVYTTLEVERLVNASGPTGGQVITRDGRVPKSVGFILCVGSRDERTNRWCSRVCCMTSLKLAHLVKEHTGAEVFIFYIDMRAAGKGYEEFYQRVLNEGVHFVRGRVAEITDWAMDPSEEGKLVARVEDTNTGFVRRIPLDMVVLAVGIEPQSDALNVQRLFGIGCSMDGFFLEKHPKLAPAPTYTDGIFIAGVCQGPKDIPDSVMQAGYAAAEAIALADTGYFELEPNTAYIIEEECSGCKTCIPLCPYQAITFNEEKGKASINEVLCKGCGTCVAACPSGSIKQNLFEDEEIFSEIEGVLAYA
- a CDS encoding heterodisulfide reductase subunit B, with the protein product MQPSAKYLYYPGCSLKGTGIAYEESLLTTLRLLEVAVTELPDWNCCGATSYMSVSETSAALLATRNLALAQQAGMKDVLAPCNACYLTLRKSQELVAHYPEMAQEVERFLEQAGLPQLDSVRVRHPLEMLYTDIGVQRLRELTVRRLQGVRMASYYGCQAVRPYSEVDDPHEPTRMDEILRAVGVEPIDYTLKTKCCGGSLTGTIHEVGVRLNYILLKEALRKGAQAIVTICPLCQFNLDAYQAEIRKQTGEPIDMPVLYLTQVVGWALGGGFRELGLHRAISGKKLIEQWFTVKKEAETYV
- a CDS encoding heterodisulfide reductase subunit C, whose product is MERQIRYQREADLEWARQFTKHPGSERLLSCIQCGTCSGTCPLSIYMDLTPRQVIALVREGFREDALRSKTIWLCASCYSCSVECPQKIGITDIMYRLKREAIRSNLYPKRFPIPVLAREFCEMVRRHGRNSEFWVVFRMALRSNPFALFSMARTGWHLWRTGRLSLRKERIRRINELQVIPTVSKEVD